CGTGCGGGGAACACGACAATCGTTCCCTCCCTCAAAGATGATTATTCGGTTCATCCCCGCACGTGCGGGGAACACACGTTCTCGCGCGTGCTGTCCACGTTCCTGACCGGTTCATCCCCGCACGTGCGGGGAACACAGCGCGGCGTGGCGGGAATCAAGGTCGTCGGTCGGTTCATCCCCGCACGTGCGGGGAACACACCATCCGTTCGGCGGTGATGCCGCGAACGATCGGTTCATCCCCGCACGTGCGGGGAACACTTGCGTCAAACGAAGCACAATATCAGGCGCAGCGGTTCATCCCCGCACGTGCGGGGAACACTTGCCTCTAACGAGGCGCAGTATCAGGCACAGCGGTTCATCCCCGCACGTGCGGGGAACACCCGTCGTTTCGATCGTCACGGCGATCATCGGCCGGTTCATCCCCGCACGTGCGGGGAACACTCTTCGTGGAAAACATTGATCTCAAATCTCTATTTTATTGTCAAAGATTCTACCGATCTTAACCTGGGTTAGAGTACGCCCCGCCCCCGCCGACGCGGAGGGGTGGTGGCGGCCGGGCCGGGTTGTGCCGGAAGGGCGGCTTCCGGTCCGAACGAAACCAGTCGGAGACCATCGAAGTCAACCGCTACACGGCGGTTGCGTCCACAGGTATCGAACTCGAATCCGGCGTCATTCGGGGCGGCCCATGCCATGACGGCGTTGCCATCCTCGATATAGGCGCACACCTGTCCCCAGATCATCTCGCGCACGCGCTGACCGTACGTGCCGACATAGACGCCGGCGCGCACTTCCAGAAGCCAGACCGCCAGACGCCCCCGCAAGCGCGGGGGTGCGTTTTCAACCACGATGACCAGCATCGCCCAGCCCTTTCGCGTCCTTGAACGCCACGGGCATGGCCTCATCCTGCGCCGGAGGCATCTCGGCACCGCCTGCCGAAAGGATCTCTTCGATCAGCGGGATAAGCCGTCCCAGAATGTTCGTACGTCGGAACTGGTCGCGGCATCGGTGGCGAACGGCTGCCACAGGGTCCGAAATCCGCTGTCCATCCAAAGGTCTTTCATGCTGGACGGCCGCTGCCACCCGGAAAGCCTCGGGCACGACAGTCTCGAACT
This genomic stretch from Gluconacetobacter diazotrophicus PA1 5 harbors:
- the cas2e gene encoding type I-E CRISPR-associated endoribonuclease Cas2e, giving the protein MLVIVVENAPPRLRGRLAVWLLEVRAGVYVGTYGQRVREMIWGQVCAYIEDGNAVMAWAAPNDAGFEFDTCGRNRRVAVDFDGLRLVSFGPEAALPAQPGPAATTPPRRRGRGVL